GGGGGCATTGTCCGATTCCCCGCCCCCATCCGTCGGACCGGCGCTTACCGTTTCGATGCGATCCAGAAGATCTCCGATTTCTGCGGTTTCCTGCCCCGACTGCTCAACCTGGGAAATCAGGGTCCCGATACGGTCCCTGGCGTCGATGAGAAGATCCACCGTCACTTTGTCCGCAGTCAGACTGCCGTCGCGAAAAAGATCCAGAAGGTTCTCCAAACGATGGGACAATTGCGCGATACGCTCGAATCCCAGATATTCCGACGAACCTTTGATCGTATGCATCGACCGAAAAATGGTATCCAGCAACTCCCGATCTCCCGGATCGGATTCCAGACGCAACAGACTGCTCTCCAACTCCTCCAAATGCTCCCGGGCCTCGTCGGCAAAATCCGCTATCAGGGATTGGTCGGTCATGAAAGACTCCTTCTCGCCATCTTTGGGCTGTGGCTTGTCATCCACACGACCCGCCGCTCAAATGATTCACAACTGATCGATCAATTCGAGGATCTCGGCGGTTTTATGTTTGTTGAGGTATCCCTTGGCCCCGATTTGTGCTGCTTGTCGACTGAACTTATCCTCATCCAGATTGGACAGCATGACGATCCTTGCATCGGCGTCCAATGCCAGAATGGCTTTGGCAGCCTCGATACCGTCCATGCCGCGCATGGTGATATCCATGGTTACCAGTTCAGGTTTCAGGTCTTGGAACATTGCCACGGCATCGTCGCCGTTTTTCGCTTCTCCGACAACCGTGTGGCCGGCACCGATCAGGGTCTGTTTAATCATCTTACGCATGATGGACGAGTCGTCCACGACTAAAATCGTCTTTGCCATCCGCCTGTTTCCTTTTTTCCTAACGCCCCTCTTGCCATGATCAAATTGGCCCGATTCGTTGTGGGCGGCTACCACAGGAAGACATGGTTTGGTTTACATCCCCGATCCGGAGATGTTTCCCCTTTGTGCCTGCAGCAAGCCTCTCTACGCGGGCGATGTTGTTTGCAGACCCTGCTGTTGCGCCTGGATGAACCTCGTGGAACGTTTCATGGACTTTAGTTTCTCGATTTCATCCACCATCAGTATCCGGTCGAAATCAAGAAGGATCAACAAGCGTCGGTCCAATTTGCATACCCCCCGGATATACTGACGTTCCAGGCTGGCGACAACGATATCGGGCGCCGGTCTGAAGCTGTCGACCGGCACGTTCAAGACCTTTGTCACCCGATCCACCATAAAGCCGGTCATGCGGCCCTCGACCGAGAGAATAATGATCC
This window of the uncultured Desulfosarcina sp. genome carries:
- a CDS encoding response regulator produces the protein MAKTILVVDDSSIMRKMIKQTLIGAGHTVVGEAKNGDDAVAMFQDLKPELVTMDITMRGMDGIEAAKAILALDADARIVMLSNLDEDKFSRQAAQIGAKGYLNKHKTAEILELIDQL
- a CDS encoding chemotaxis protein CheW — encoded protein: MDELFRNQPDAGQESKENLMQLVGFEIGEELIGVDILSVQEIIREAPVTAIPNAPDFIEGVINLRGNIIPVVDLRKRLKFSQKDKPGSGSWIIILSVEGRMTGFMVDRVTKVLNVPVDSFRPAPDIVVASLERQYIRGVCKLDRRLLILLDFDRILMVDEIEKLKSMKRSTRFIQAQQQGLQTTSPA